A genomic stretch from Mya arenaria isolate MELC-2E11 chromosome 10, ASM2691426v1 includes:
- the LOC128205003 gene encoding heat shock 70 kDa protein 12A-like produces MSLSETNQEEEAAVVVGIDFGTTYSGYAFNFTSNPTSFYTVIGEEREPTCVLLNPDKTFSAFGKQALENYAELEPDEHHSHFFFHHFKMKLYECKKLTRETSILDQSGKEMKAMDVYSIVLQHFNKRIMQHVNEVKFYQTNEGFSSKHILWMLSIPAIWTDSARQFMREAATNAGLENVRLVLEPEAGALFAIDKPLYMREDKFAGKFPVGHKYILADLGGGTIDICVHEILAGRKLCELYRATGDYAGGSRVNHEFEQFFVSVFGAPALADFRRNFAQSYQEFIQCIERKKCMFSQSTDKITLILDSDYVSLVENDNGETIEKIISDSQYKYLVQYRKAGRRLTLLNVVVKHFFDSSVDVIIEKLKEILSSCPLDNITTLLLVGGYSESPYVRERIKQELPKLSTVIVEDGRLAVTKGAVMMGRNPRNIIQRRARFTYGFRQNAFFIEGLHLEKFKYYKDGEARCAGVFVKLIRRGQLLQHRQEFSREVHGTFKQPETKHDIQYTSLWRSPWPDPMYCTIEEDQCEEVGRISMHPPPGGWPDVVNGEQKLTVGETEFTMNVRIQETGEECDTNIDFL; encoded by the coding sequence ATGTCTCTATCAGAGACTAACCAGGAAGAAGAGGCTGCAGTAGTGGTAGGAATAGACTTTGGGACCACATACAGTGGCTATGCCTTTAATTTCACAAGTAACCCCACCTCTTTCTACACAGTCATAGGGGAGGAAAGGGAACCCACATGTGTGCTCCTTAACCCCGATAAGACATTTAGCGCGTTTGGTAAACAGGCACTTGAGAACTATGCAGAGTTAGAACCCGATGAACATCACTCGCATTTCTTTTTTCATCACTTCAAGATGAAACTGTATGAGTGTAAGAAACTAACAAGAGAAACGTCCATCCTTGATCAATCAGGAAAAGAAATGAAAGCAATGGATGTCTACAGCATTGTTTTgcaacatttcaataaaagaatTATGCAGCATGTTAATGAAGTGAAATTTTATCAAACCAATGAaggtttttcttcaaaacacaTTCTATGGATGCTATCAATACCCGCCATTTGGACAGATTCTGCCAGGCAGTTCATGCGAGAAGCTGCCACAAATGCTGGACTTGAAAATGTCAGGCTGGTTTTGGAACCGGAGGCTGGTGCTTTGTTTGCCATTGACAAACCACTTTACATGAGGGAGGACAAGTTTGCAGGCAAATTTCCAGTTGGACATAAATACATATTGGCTGACCTTGGTGGAGGAACTATTGACATTTGTGTTCATGAAATCCTTGCAGGTAGAAAACTCTGCGAACTCTACAGAGCTACGGGTGACTATGCTGGGGGCTCCAGAGTCAATCATGAATTTGAACAGTTCTTTGTGAGCGTGTTCGGGGCTCCAGCACTTGCTGATTTCAGAAGAAATTTTGCACAATCGTATCAGGAATTTATCCAgtgtattgaaagaaaaaaatgcatgttttcacAAAGCACAGACAAAATTACTTTAATACTTGATTCCGACTACGTGTCATTAGTGGAAAATGATAATGGCGAAACTATAGAGAAAATTATATCAGACTCACAGTATAAATATCTAGTGCAATACCGCAAGGCAGGCCGCCGTCTAActcttttaaatgttgttgttaaacatttctttgaCAGCTCTGTAGATGTGATAATTGAAAAACTAAAGGAGATCCTATCATCTTGTCCTCTTGACAATATAACCACATTACTGCTAGTCGGAGGCTACTCTGAGTCACCTTATGTGAGAgaaagaataaaacaagaacTTCCCAAACTGAGTACGGTGATAGTAGAAGACGGTAGACTGGCAGTGACGAAAGGCGCTGTGATGATGGGACGTAATCCCAGAAACATAATCCAAAGGAGGGCAAGATTCACATATGGGTTTAGACAGAATGCATTCTTTATAGAAGGGCTGCATTTAGAAAAGTTTAAGTACTACAAAGATGGGGAAGCCCGATGTGCAGGTGTGTTTGTCAAGCTGATAAGGCGAGGTCAGCTCCTGCAGCACAGGCAAGAGTTCTCAAGGGAAGTACATGGAACATTCAAACAGCCAGAGACTAAACACGATATCCAGTATACATCACTGTGGCGGTCTCCATGGCCTGACCCTATGTATTGCACCATTGAAGAGGACCAGTGTGAGGAGGTGGGTAGAATCAGCATGCACCCTCCTCCTGGGGGCTGGCCTGATGTGGTGAATGGTGAACAGAAGTTGACAGTGGGGGAGACTGAGTTCACCATGAACGTCAGAATTCAGGAGACTGGTGAGGAATGTGATACAAACATCGATTTCCTGTGA
- the LOC128206645 gene encoding heat shock 70 kDa protein 12A-like has product MSLPAPNQEVKAAVVVGIDFGTTYSGYAFMFTSDPTSIYTAMGEEREPTCVLLNPDKTFNAFGKQALEKYAELEPEEHQSHYFFHHFKMKLYESKKLTRETFILDQTGKDMKAMDVYSIVLQYFNRAVMQQVGQVKNDQPVQGFSSKHILWMLSMPAIWTEYARKFMREAATNAGLENFKLVLEPEAGALYAVDKLLNIREVKSADKFPVGHKYILADLGGGTVDICVHEIVKGRNLCELYRATGDYAGGSRVNHEFEQFFVRLFGAPALENFRRNCTHSYQEFIQNIERKKCMFSQNTEKVTLILDSDYVTLVENDNGETIEDMISGSRYRDRVHYKKAGRRLIVNNDVVKEFFDSSVDVIIANLKEILSACHEDIITSLLLVGGYSESPYVIERLQREFCQLQTVIVKDGRLAVMKGAVMMGLKSRCIIQRRARFTYGFRKTELFIEGEHLEQFKYNHDGKIWCIGVFDKVIQKGQLLQHKQEFSRNFCNVFKRPDKTASSVYITVAVSKA; this is encoded by the coding sequence atgtctCTACCAGCGCCTAACCAGGAAGTAAAGGCCGCAGTGGTTGTAGGGATAGACTTTGGTACCACGTACAGTGGCTATGCCTTCATGTTTACCAGTGATCCGACCTCCATCTACACAGCAATGGGAGAAGAGAGGGAACCCACATGTGTGCTCCTTAACCCAGATAAAACATTCAACGCCTTTGGTAAACAGGCTTTAGAGAAGTATGCAGAGTTAGAACCAGAGGAACATCAGTCACACTATTTTTTCCACCACTTCAAAATGAAACTGTATGAGAGTAAAAAACTCACAAGAGAAACGTTTATCCTTGATCAGACCGGAAAAGATATGAAAGCTATGGATGTTTACAGCATTGTTTTGCAATACTTTAATAGAGCAGTTATGCAACAAGTTGGGCAGGTGAAAAATGATCAACCCGTCCAGGGGTTTTCTTCAAAACACATTCTATGGATGCTATCAATGCCGGCCATTTGGACAGAATACGCTAGAAAATTTATGCGAGAAGCTGCAACGAATGCCGGACTGGAAAATTTCAAACTGGTGTTGGAACCGGAGGCTGGTGCTTTGTATGCCGTTGACAAACTTCTTAACATAAGAGAGGTCAAGTCTGCAGATAAGTTTCCAGTTGGACACAAGTATATCTTGGCTGACCTTGGTGGAGGAACAGTTGACATTTGTGTTCATGAAATCGTTAAAGGTAGAAATCTCTGCGAACTCTACAGAGCAACGGGCGACTATGCTGGGGGCTCCAGAGTCAATCATGAATTTGAACAGTTCTTTGTGAGATTGTTTGGGGCTCCAGCACTTGAAAATTTCAGAAGGAATTGTACACATTCGTATCAGGAATTTATCCAGaatatagaaagaaaaaaatgcatgttttcacAAAACACAGAAAAAGTTACTTTAATACTGGATTCTGACTATGTGACGTTAGTGGAAAATGATAATGGCGAAACAATAGAGGACATGATATCAGGCTCAAGGTATAGAGATCGTGTTCACTACAAGAAAGCAGGACGCCGTCTTATTGTAAACAATGATGTTGTGAAAGAGTTCTTTGACAGCTCTGTCGACGTTATTATTGCAAACTTGAAAGAGATCCTGTCTGCTTGTCACGAGGACATTATAACTAGTCTACTGCTAGTTGGGGGATACTCTGAGTCACCGTATGTGATAGAAAGATTACAACGAGAATTTTGTCAACTTCAAACTGTGATAGTAAAAGATGGGAGACTGGCCGTGATGAAAGGGGCTGTGATGATGGGACTGAAGTCAAGATGTATCATCCAGAGAAGGGCTAGATTCACATACGGGTTTAGGAAAACTGAGCTTTTTATAGAAGGGGAGCACCTGGAACAGTTTAAGTACAATCACGATGGAAAGATCTGGTGTATCGGTGTGTTTGACAAGGTGATACAGAAGGGTCAACTCCTGCAACACAAGCAAGAGTTTTCAAGGAATTTCTGTAACGTTTTTAAACGACCAGATAAAACAGCAAGTTCAGTTTACATCACTGTGGCGGTCTCCAAAGCATGA